The Vibrio tarriae genome includes a window with the following:
- a CDS encoding tripartite tricarboxylate transporter TctB family protein, producing MSDLPTKIFTKENLLCRDRVGAMLFLLFSLGYGYQTSLITMFPGDELEPFNARTLPTILTYVGIGLSLLLLVVGQPDKKSGAVLEFNWKLLIGFLVLMALYGLGLTYLGFVIATSLFLMAGFYLLGERRKSILFGASFPFVLAFYLLLTKGLDVYLEPGHLFTFG from the coding sequence ATGTCGGATCTGCCAACCAAAATTTTCACCAAAGAAAACTTACTCTGCCGTGACCGAGTGGGAGCCATGCTATTCCTGCTGTTCAGCCTTGGTTATGGCTATCAAACCTCGCTCATTACCATGTTTCCGGGCGATGAACTGGAACCTTTTAACGCCCGAACTTTGCCGACGATTCTGACTTATGTCGGTATCGGTTTATCCTTGTTGCTGCTCGTGGTCGGTCAGCCGGATAAAAAAAGTGGTGCGGTGCTCGAGTTTAACTGGAAATTGCTGATCGGCTTTTTGGTGCTGATGGCGTTGTACGGCCTTGGCTTGACTTATCTCGGCTTTGTGATTGCCACTTCTCTGTTCCTCATGGCGGGTTTTTACCTGTTGGGCGAGCGACGTAAAAGCATTTTGTTCGGTGCTTCGTTCCCCTTCGTTCTCGCATTTTACTTATTACTGACCAAAGGGCTTGATGTGTATCTTGAACCAGGTCATCTGTTTACTTTCGGATAG
- a CDS encoding tripartite tricarboxylate transporter permease: MLDGILQGLATAVMPTNLMMVMIGCFVGTFIGMLPGLGPISAIALMIPITYGLEPASGLILMAGVYYGAIFGGSTSSILINAPGCSSTVVTAFDGYPMAQKGQAGKALALAAYASFTGGTLSAIMLLFAAPALAKVSLSFQSSDYFALMLVGLSAVAAFAGKGQVIKAWMMTVLGLMLSTVGIDKGIGVERFTFGLTDLMDGFSFLLLAMATFALGETLMGILKPDGDNSANEQEQMKNIGSMKLTREEVREAAPVSLRSSILGFFTGVLPGAGATIAAFLAYGMERNLAPKDKKEEFGQGSIRGLVAPESANNAASSGSFVPLLTLGIPGSGTTAIMLGALIAYGIQPGPRLFVEHPDIFWSVIISMYVGNIVLLILNLPLIPYISKLLAVPRTVLLPMILFFSITGVYLVSFNTMDVYVMILVAMGAIALRLANFPLAPLLLGFILGGLMEENLRRALIITDGEISFLWERPITLAFTALAIVTLLSPLFGRLMERKKRPAGVKLPH, from the coding sequence ATGTTAGACGGAATTTTACAAGGGCTGGCAACGGCAGTAATGCCGACCAACCTGATGATGGTGATGATCGGCTGCTTCGTAGGCACCTTCATCGGCATGCTCCCAGGTTTAGGCCCAATTTCAGCCATTGCGCTGATGATCCCAATTACTTACGGTTTGGAACCCGCCTCTGGCCTGATTCTGATGGCCGGCGTTTATTACGGCGCTATTTTTGGCGGTTCAACCTCTTCCATTCTGATCAACGCACCGGGGTGTTCTTCAACGGTAGTGACTGCGTTTGACGGCTACCCAATGGCGCAAAAAGGCCAAGCGGGTAAAGCTCTGGCACTAGCAGCTTACGCTTCCTTCACCGGCGGTACACTCTCAGCCATTATGTTGCTGTTTGCCGCACCAGCACTGGCCAAAGTATCACTCAGTTTTCAATCGTCAGACTATTTCGCACTGATGCTGGTCGGCCTTTCAGCCGTGGCCGCCTTTGCTGGTAAAGGTCAAGTAATCAAGGCATGGATGATGACCGTACTCGGCTTAATGCTTTCCACCGTCGGAATTGATAAAGGCATTGGTGTCGAACGCTTCACCTTCGGCCTGACCGATTTGATGGATGGTTTTAGCTTCCTACTCTTAGCCATGGCAACTTTTGCCCTTGGCGAAACCTTGATGGGTATTTTAAAACCGGACGGCGACAACAGCGCCAACGAACAAGAGCAGATGAAAAACATCGGCAGCATGAAGCTAACCAGAGAAGAAGTAAGAGAAGCCGCGCCAGTTTCACTGCGCTCCTCAATTCTTGGTTTCTTCACTGGCGTTCTGCCCGGCGCAGGCGCAACCATTGCGGCTTTCTTGGCTTACGGCATGGAGCGTAATCTCGCCCCAAAAGATAAGAAAGAAGAGTTCGGCCAAGGTTCTATTCGTGGTCTGGTTGCGCCAGAGTCGGCCAACAACGCAGCATCGAGCGGCTCATTCGTCCCTCTCTTAACGCTGGGCATTCCAGGTTCTGGCACCACCGCCATTATGTTGGGTGCACTGATCGCTTACGGTATTCAACCAGGGCCACGTCTGTTTGTTGAGCATCCCGATATTTTCTGGTCAGTGATCATCTCTATGTACGTCGGTAACATCGTACTGTTGATCCTGAACTTACCGTTGATTCCGTACATCTCCAAACTGTTAGCAGTACCACGCACTGTATTGCTGCCGATGATTCTGTTCTTCTCGATCACCGGCGTGTATTTGGTGTCGTTCAATACGATGGATGTGTATGTGATGATTTTGGTCGCGATGGGCGCAATTGCTTTGCGTCTGGCCAACTTCCCACTCGCTCCCCTACTGCTCGGCTTTATTTTGGGCGGCTTGATGGAAGAAAACTTACGCCGTGCGTTGATCATTACCGATGGTGAAATCAGCTTCCTGTGGGAACGCCCAATCACTTTAGCCTTTACGGCATTGGCGATTGTAACGCTACTCAGCCCACTGTTTGGCCGCTTGATGGAGCGTAAAAAACGCCCAGCTGGTGTCAAACTGCCCCACTAA